The genomic interval GGCCTGCCTGTCAAAGCAATTGTTGATACTGGTGCATAAGCCACAGTAATATCTGAAGTAGTCTATAACATGCTCCCAGTAGAGATATGAAAACCTCTCAGCAAGAtctatttgtggaatgtgggaGTAGGAAGCAAAATGTCTGTTTCAGGCAACATTAAGTTGTTCCTGGAAATCAGAAGTCAGCAACATCCATAACTCTTTTCTTCTGGGGCTAGATGCAAAGCAAGCTGCTGATGTGAGTGTTGTTGCTGGTTGCCAAGTGTATGTTGAAATTTACCCATGTCAATGGAGGCAAAGGCAGGACTATACTGTGGCATATGTAGCCACATACATATTTGTGGCTATGCATAAAATAGAGAACTGCAGACACAGTATTAACATTTATAAAGTATTCTAGTGCATTTGAAACCCCTTCATAAGGGCAATATGCAATAATATACTTTTACTTTAGATAAGAAAGGCTAGAAGGGATAATATACTGAATTAAAGTCAATCACCATTTTTGTAAATAGcctatattaataattaatatcaggattaattcctaaatgcattagAAACAAAATAGTTAAGGAACAGGTTTAAATAACTGTGACAAAATGAAGATTGTTCGTACATTCAGTAATTTCTTGCATTACTTGTGTGTTCCTCTAGGACTTTCTTGAGTGTGTGTAAAATGGGAATAATGGCAGACACAAATATTAAATTCATAGAATTACTGACCCATCAGATTGTTGAAGACAGATGCATCACTTTATCATTTTCTATACACCGCATTGCAAAAACAGACCGTTATTGCATAGCACAGACAAACTTTGTACATGAATATTATAGATGAATACAGAAATATGTAggcataataaataataataaatataataaagtaaattaATCAAATAACAAATCAAAAGAGTTTAGAATTAGAAAAATCATCTGTAAATATTTTCCCTGTAATGATCATCCTAAAAGCTGATCGAAACCAGCTGTAAAAGAAAGCATAAATAAATGGATTAAACATTGAATTTGACCATCCAAGCCACTTAAATGTTTGAAGCACATTAACTGGTATTGTATAATTGCTCAAAGGATAAAAGCTGATGCAAAAAATGTAAGGAGTCCAACTCATGAGAAAACTCCCCACCACAATAGCCAGAGTTTTAGTCGCCTTTCTCTCCATTTTACTGACATTTGCACCAGATTTATCCATGTTTAGGATGCTGCGTGCCTGTTTATGTGCTACCATCAAAATCTTTAGGTAGATTGAAGATATTGTTACAGCTGGGAGGCCAAATCCaaaaacagcagccacaacTATTGTATTCTGTGTTTCAACTTCAATCGAagcacatttgttgtttttgtgtcctttttctGGAGCCTTTAATGAGAGAATAATTCCATTTAGAGTGGCGGCACTCCAGGACACCATGATCATTATCCAAACAACACGGACATTTATTTTAGTTCTGTATCTCAGAGGCTGACACACTGCATAATATCTGTCAACAGAAATGCACCACACGTTCCAAATGGAAGAATTGCACAGTAACACATCTAAACTGCCTCGCACTTTACAAAGTAAATCTTCAAGACGCCAATATGAGCTCACAAAAAGCACAACACTGAAAGGCATAACTAAAAGTCCAACTAGCAGgtcagccacagccagagagagcatCAGGAAGTTTGTAGGAGTGTGGAGCTGTTTGAAGTAAACAATAGAGGTTATTACAAGTAGGTTTCCAAACGTTATGAGAACTGACAAAGAGccagcaaaaatacaaaaaagataTGAAATAGTCACTGCAGTTATGTCAGGCACATTTGCTGATTGATTAAAAAGAAACTGCTCTGCAACATCTGAAGACTCCATGCTTAAATGATCATTTATCAGTATAAAAAGTGCctaacattaagacaaagacagatcATGCatcatcatacaacagtgttAAGTCTCTGTTTCCTGCCTTGCTCTTCATCCTGGTTTGAACATATGTCATGAAACATGTCTCTAATCTCTCTGCTGGTGAGGAGAAGGTGAGAATTATAAATAATGTTCTGGCTAATTAGCATATTCAAGTCAAGAAAGGTGTGTGTAAAGTAGGTCATTATACTGAATATTTAGTGTTTAGTAATAGTCATAGACTTAAGTTTAGAAAACCCACCAATCTGTGTTAAATGAAGGGATTTGGGCTCTAAAGGGGCCTGAACtactgtttttcattttaaacagctCCTTTTACTATGATATACTGGCCGCTTTATTAGGTATATCTGTTCAAGTGTTTGTCTGTCTAACCAGCCAACCTCACGGCAGCGACTCAATTCATTTAGGCATGTAAATATGGTAGAGACGACCTCCTGATGTTCCAACCTAGCATCAGAATTTCTTAGACGGTTGATATAGTGACTTATTGTGCATGTTTGTTGGTGCCATAGAAGcaggtgtttgaccagagaatggtcaaaacaagacaatattTTCACTCAGCAGCAGTACTCTAGACAAAAAGATCTTGTTGATCCCAGATGTTAGAGGAAAATAGCGCAGACTTATTTGAACAATGTAAAGGCAGGAGCAGTATGGATTCCAGGAGCAAACTTacaacagtattttaaataaccACTTACAACCAAGGAAGACCATCTCTGACCACACAACATGTTGAGCATTGCAAATAATGAGCTACAAAAGCACAGGACCACATTCCTTCCACTGGAACTTGCCAGATTCTGCCAGGTTCCAGGTTCTCCAATGGGGACATTCCATCAACCTCTGTCATCCAGCTTTTGGTCACATGCTGGCCTTCAATTGCAGGGTTTGTTGTGGCCATCAATGTCCTGTGACACCCAAACCTTTGTATCCAAATTTTTCCATCTGTAGCTGCTAGTTTGCCGCACCACTTTCCAATCCTAGTCATTCACCGTCAACATATTCAACCATTGGATATTGTTAGTGTTTCGCTAGCTTTACTACAGTCCCTTACTTTCACTGAGTAAATGTATTCATCAAATAAATTAGTGGATGTGCCAGAACTTTCTCCATCTCAAtgcagagaggacagaagtgaTTGTTTTTTGCCCCAaaatgaaaggtcaaaggtcagtgctCACCTTTACTTCATGTCAAATCAAGCCAGAAATCTTGGTGTAATTATTGACTCAGACATGAAGTTTAACAACCAACTATCACTAAGTCTGCCTATTACCACCTGAAGAACATTGCAAGGATCAAGGGTTTTCTGTCCAAACGAGACACAGAAAAACTTGTTCATGCTTTCATTTTTAGCTGACTAAATCATTGTACTGGTGTCTTGACTGGtcttaacaaaaaaatcaatcaggCAGCTGCAGCTAGTCCAGAATACTGCTGCCAGAGTCCTGACTAATACCAGGAAACTGGACCACATCACACCCGTCCTCAGATCACTACACTGGCTTCCTTCAAATCAAAGGATAGATTTCAAAATCTTACTCTTGGTCTCCAAAGCACTGAATGGTCTTGAACCAAAATACATCCTAGACTATTTAGTTCCCTATGAAGCATCCAGAGCCCTAAGATGATCAGGAACAGGTTGACTGTGTGTTTCCCAGATGCAGAACCAAACAGGGTGTAGCAGCATTCAATTATCCTGCtcctcacctgtggaacaaaGTTCCTGAACACCTGATGTCTGCTTAGACTGTCAGCACATTTAAATCAGGCCTGAAAACATGACTGTTTGCTGAAATTCTCAAGTAATCATTTTAGTGCATTGTTAAGACAATTTTTATTGGcaaatcacacttttatctcttataattttaatgttgatttttatGTAATTTCACTGTCTTGATCTTATTATGATTAATGTAATTTTAGTGTCTCCAGTTATTCAAGTTAGAcaacttttatccaaagcgacttacaagggaattgagtacacaGGGTAACGGTCCTAACCACTTTAGAGGGTCTGGGACCCTCTGCAGGGTCACCATGTTGTGGGTGAGATAACATTTGTGCATAAAGAAGTGCAACATGAAATGAAGGGCCATATGATGGcacctttaatatttaatgttcaCTCTGCATCTAAGGACCCAGAAAGAAAATTAGGAAGGACTGCCTTTTATTATCTAAAGCCAGCCACACTTTAATCACAATCTTTCAAAGTCAACATTATTTCAGTGATTCATCAAGTTctcaaaaatgaataaacttaacttttatttttataatatatcaAGATAATatggataataaataataatatagatgTTCTGATTATTGCCAAATAGCAGTTCACAAGTTTATTTGATGAGAAATCGGCATTTGCCAGGTAAGATTGTGATGACGTAAGAGTGAGGAC from Solea solea chromosome 17, fSolSol10.1, whole genome shotgun sequence carries:
- the LOC131444015 gene encoding trace amine-associated receptor 1-like, whose product is MESSDVAEQFLFNQSANVPDITAVTISYLFCIFAGSLSVLITFGNLLVITSIVYFKQLHTPTNFLMLSLAVADLLVGLLVMPFSVVLFVSSYWRLEDLLCKVRGSLDVLLCNSSIWNVWCISVDRYYAVCQPLRYRTKINVRVVWIMIMVSWSAATLNGIILSLKAPEKGHKNNKCASIEVETQNTIVVAAVFGFGLPAVTISSIYLKILMVAHKQARSILNMDKSGANVSKMERKATKTLAIVVGSFLMSWTPYIFCISFYPLSNYTIPVNVLQTFKWLGWSNSMFNPFIYAFFYSWFRSAFRMIITGKIFTDDFSNSKLF